TGCAGGAGAACCAGGCAGCCGGCTCCTTGGATATGCTGAAACCGCGCCGTATGTGAGGGAAGCACGATCAGCCGGCATATCGTCCATATGCTTGGAGCTTTGCCCCCCTAAATCTGCTGAAGATACCCGAGAATTGATTGCACGAATGAAAGATGATGGCGCAACTGCCGCACAATTCAACATTGAGATGTACGACCAGGAGGCAAGATTGAAGTATATGCCTTTCAAAGGCACGATTCCAGCAGAAAGTTATCTTATGGCAATAGAAGAAGGCGCCAAAACGTTCGGCCCCGGAAAAGTGAGCAGCGTCCTCCTTCTGGGGTTTGAGGGGAAAGAGGATGTGGTGAGAGGCGCAAATGCAATCCTGGCTGTTGGTGGAATACCAAGCATCGAAAGCTTTAGGATGGTTCCTGGCATTGAAATCACCCGAGCGCCGGTGGAATTTTCGGTCGAACAGGTTGTGGGGATTGTTTCCGAAGTTACTGAAATGATTGTCAGGAAATTCGGAAGGGAGGTATCTGAGATTGCCGAGGGCTGCATGCGCTGTCGAGGCTGTCCTTTGGTGTTCGATATGATATAAAAATACTGCTGCGGGAATTGGAATTATGTCAGAAAAGCTTACGCTCAAGGGGATGCGGGATTACCTGCCCGAGGAGATGATGCTCAGGGAAATGGTAGTGGACACTATAACCAAAGTGTTCAGGCTCTACGGGTACAGGCCGCTCGAAACCCCTGCGATAGAGTACATGAGCACGCTAAAGGCGAAGAGCGGGGACGAGATTGCAGGGCAGATATTCAAGCTCGAGGGCGAGGAGGCCGGGTTGCGGTTCGATTTGACAGTTCCGCTAGCGCGCGTGGCTGCGAACAATGCTCTCCCCAAGCCTTTCAAGAGGTATTGCATCTCCAAAGTGTGGAGGAAGGAGGAGCCGCAGAAGGGAAGGATGCGCGAGTTCTGGCAGGCGGATGTTGACGTAGTCGGGTCGAAAAGCATGCGCTCGGAAGCCGAATTGATAAAAGTGGCGAACGACGCGCTCATGGCGCTGGGATTCAAGAAGCCGCTTTTTCTGCTGAACAACAGGAAGATACTGGACGCGCTGGCCGCCAAGCTGGGTTTTGCAGACGAGAAGGAAACCGTGTTCAGGCTCCTGGACAAGATGGACAAGATTGGGATTGAGAGGGTGAGGGCGGATTTGGGCGGGATTCTTGGGAAAAAGAATTGCGATGGGCTTTTCAGCGTGCTTGCAATTGAAGGGAGCAACGAGGAGAAGCTGGGGAAAGCAGGGGAAATAAGCCCGGAAGGGGCGAAGGAACTGCGCGAAATAGTTGAGAACTGTCCCGGGCTTGAAGTGAAAGTGGATTTCTTCCTTGTGCGCGGGCTCGGATATTACACCGGCCCGGTATTCGAGGTAAAATTAAGCGACGACATAGGGAGCGTCGGGGGGGGCGGAAGATACGACAACCTGCTGGGATTGTACGGGCAAGGGGATTGCGCCACAGGGATAAGCCTGGGGATAGAGAGGTTGCTCTACTTGTTGAAGGACAAGGCCGGGGAAAAGAATGGGAAAACGTACACCAGGATTTTTGTCGCTTCCGTGAAGGGCTGCTGCGGGTACGCGGAAGAAGTGGCTCAAATGTTCAGGAAAGCTGGTGTGGAGACGGAAACGGATTTGAACGAGCGCGCGCTTGGAAAGCAGTTTGACTATGCGAATTCGCTCGGGATAAAATACGTTGCGGTCGTTGGCGAGAAGGAGAAGCAGGCGAAAAAAATAACCTTGAGGGACATGGAAAGCGGCGCTGAGGAAATGATGGATGTTGGGAAAGCCATGGAGAAGGTGCTGGATTGAGCGAATACAGGGCT
The Candidatus Micrarchaeia archaeon genome window above contains:
- the hisS gene encoding histidine--tRNA ligase; the protein is MSEKLTLKGMRDYLPEEMMLREMVVDTITKVFRLYGYRPLETPAIEYMSTLKAKSGDEIAGQIFKLEGEEAGLRFDLTVPLARVAANNALPKPFKRYCISKVWRKEEPQKGRMREFWQADVDVVGSKSMRSEAELIKVANDALMALGFKKPLFLLNNRKILDALAAKLGFADEKETVFRLLDKMDKIGIERVRADLGGILGKKNCDGLFSVLAIEGSNEEKLGKAGEISPEGAKELREIVENCPGLEVKVDFFLVRGLGYYTGPVFEVKLSDDIGSVGGGGRYDNLLGLYGQGDCATGISLGIERLLYLLKDKAGEKNGKTYTRIFVASVKGCCGYAEEVAQMFRKAGVETETDLNERALGKQFDYANSLGIKYVAVVGEKEKQAKKITLRDMESGAEEMMDVGKAMEKVLD